From one Chloroflexota bacterium genomic stretch:
- a CDS encoding ABC transporter permease, whose amino-acid sequence MEFLASVGRWCADPAHWQGTDGIPVRLGEHVVLSAVALLCATAIALPIGVALGHTGRGGVAAINVANIGRALPSMAMLAFALPVAFALHLGLGFWPTMLAMVPLGIPAVLTNSYVAIRVVDRDVVDVAHAVGMTEWQVLRHVELPLAASIIVAGVRNAAVAIVATATLGALVASGGLGRYIVDGLARQEYERLFVGAVLVALLSVATEWAFGLVERAVVSPGSAVDRSQQSDVWRRAAPSSLSVDAGRG is encoded by the coding sequence ATGGAGTTTCTCGCGAGCGTGGGCCGTTGGTGCGCGGACCCTGCGCACTGGCAGGGCACGGACGGCATCCCCGTTCGGCTGGGCGAGCACGTGGTCCTCTCCGCCGTTGCCTTGCTGTGTGCGACGGCAATCGCGCTTCCTATCGGCGTTGCGCTGGGCCACACCGGTCGCGGCGGAGTCGCGGCGATCAATGTCGCCAACATCGGCCGTGCGCTTCCATCCATGGCGATGCTCGCCTTCGCGCTGCCGGTCGCCTTTGCGTTGCACCTGGGGCTGGGATTCTGGCCGACGATGTTGGCCATGGTTCCCCTGGGCATTCCGGCGGTCCTTACCAACAGCTACGTGGCTATCCGCGTCGTCGACCGCGACGTTGTGGACGTCGCGCATGCCGTTGGGATGACCGAGTGGCAGGTGCTCCGCCACGTGGAGCTGCCCCTTGCCGCGTCGATTATCGTGGCCGGCGTGCGGAACGCGGCGGTGGCGATCGTCGCCACGGCGACGCTTGGCGCGCTGGTTGCGAGCGGCGGCCTCGGCCGCTACATCGTGGATGGCCTCGCGCGACAGGAATATGAGCGGCTTTTCGTCGGGGCGGTACTCGTGGCGCTTCTGTCTGTAGCCACCGAATGGGCGTTCGGTCTGGTCGAGCGGGCGGTCGTCAGTCCTGGCTCTGCGGTCGATCGGTCACAGCAGAGCGATGTCTGGCGCCGCGCCGCGCCGTCCTCCCTCTCTGTGGACGCCGGCAGAGGGTAG
- a CDS encoding ABC transporter permease: MPDEPLVRWDWIAGHLDEVARRLGEHLTLTLLAVSIGFVVSFALSLVVRRYARAAGPITWAAGVLYTIPSLALFALLIPFTGLTVVTAEVGLVSYTLLILIRAIVGGLESIPAEVRDTALGMGFTPSQILWRVELPLAAPVIIAGVRVATVTTIGLTTVTALIGQGGLGFFILDGLQRFFTTPLLLGAVLSVALAVAADVALVGFQRLITPWARATR; the protein is encoded by the coding sequence ATGCCTGACGAACCGCTGGTCCGCTGGGACTGGATCGCCGGCCACCTGGACGAGGTTGCGCGCCGGCTGGGCGAGCACCTCACGTTGACGCTCCTCGCGGTGTCCATCGGGTTTGTCGTGTCGTTCGCCCTGAGCCTGGTCGTTCGTCGTTACGCGCGGGCGGCCGGTCCGATCACATGGGCTGCCGGCGTGCTCTATACGATCCCGAGCCTCGCCCTCTTCGCCCTACTCATCCCCTTCACCGGACTCACGGTCGTGACTGCGGAGGTGGGCCTTGTCAGCTACACGCTGCTCATCTTGATCCGGGCTATCGTCGGCGGACTCGAATCCATTCCCGCGGAGGTCCGCGACACCGCGCTCGGCATGGGCTTTACCCCGAGCCAGATCCTGTGGCGGGTGGAGCTTCCCCTCGCCGCGCCGGTCATCATCGCCGGGGTTCGGGTCGCGACGGTCACCACGATCGGACTCACGACGGTCACGGCGCTGATCGGACAGGGCGGCCTGGGGTTCTTCATCCTCGACGGGCTGCAGCGTTTCTTCACGACGCCGCTGCTCTTGGGCGCTGTGCTTTCGGTGGCCCTCGCGGTCGCCGCGGACGTCGCCCTGGTCGGTTTCCAGCGGCTCATCACTCCGTGGGCTCGGGCGACCCGCTGA
- a CDS encoding ABC transporter ATP-binding protein — MTQRFPSAPAQRGARVEFRSVTKRFSDRSSDGGRWIAGVEGLTLEVEPGEICVLVGPSGCGKTTTLRMVNRLIEPTSGQILLDGCDVATLDLVALRRRIGYVIQQIGLFPHQTVGENVATVPRLLGWDRKRIEARVDELISLVGLDPARVRGAYPAQLSGGERQRIGVARAMAAEPPVLLMDEPFGAVDPIVRSRLQDEFLRIQRALSTTVIFVTHDIDEAIKIGTRVAVMQEGGRLVQYSRPMDLLLRPANEYVARFVGSDRVLKSLALVSVDDLAIDHRARPPATAHRVARDTTALEALGLLVATDDHVAAVVDDRGETIGVLRLDAFTASLGAHLDAAAARSSPDSPAAVARERRQSGDA, encoded by the coding sequence ATGACACAGAGGTTCCCGTCGGCACCGGCGCAACGCGGCGCCCGCGTTGAATTCCGCTCCGTCACCAAGCGCTTCAGCGACCGCTCGTCCGACGGCGGTCGGTGGATCGCAGGCGTGGAGGGCCTGACCCTAGAGGTTGAACCAGGCGAGATCTGCGTGCTGGTCGGTCCAAGCGGGTGCGGCAAGACCACGACGTTGCGCATGGTCAACCGCCTCATCGAGCCAACCAGCGGACAGATCCTTCTCGACGGGTGCGACGTGGCGACTCTTGACCTCGTCGCTCTCCGTCGCCGCATCGGATATGTCATCCAGCAGATCGGCCTGTTCCCGCACCAGACCGTGGGCGAGAACGTGGCGACCGTGCCTCGCCTTCTCGGTTGGGACAGAAAGCGAATCGAAGCTCGTGTGGACGAGCTGATCAGCCTCGTGGGCCTCGACCCAGCGCGTGTCCGCGGCGCCTATCCAGCCCAGCTCTCCGGTGGAGAGCGCCAGCGGATCGGCGTTGCGCGCGCCATGGCAGCCGAGCCGCCCGTCCTGCTCATGGACGAGCCGTTCGGCGCTGTGGACCCCATCGTTCGCAGCCGCCTGCAAGACGAATTCTTGCGTATTCAGCGCGCCTTATCGACGACGGTGATATTCGTCACCCACGATATCGATGAGGCGATCAAGATCGGCACTCGCGTCGCGGTCATGCAGGAGGGGGGACGCCTCGTCCAGTACAGCCGTCCGATGGATCTCCTGCTGAGGCCGGCCAACGAGTACGTGGCGCGCTTCGTGGGCTCGGACCGCGTGCTCAAGAGCCTCGCCCTCGTATCCGTCGACGATCTCGCCATCGATCATCGTGCGCGGCCGCCAGCTACAGCCCACCGCGTGGCCCGGGACACGACCGCGCTCGAGGCCCTCGGCCTGCTCGTCGCCACCGACGATCACGTTGCCGCCGTGGTCGACGACCGCGGGGAGACCATCGGCGTGCTGCGGCTCGATGCGTTCACTGCCTCCCTCGGCGCGCACCTCGACGCCGCCGCCGCGCGTTCATCGCCGGACTCCCCCGCGGCCGTTGCCCGCGAGCGGCGGCAATCCGGCGATGCCTGA
- a CDS encoding ATP-binding protein: MSIFDRKKEPSRDDIAARLNAYVSQPFQAVPAPPPQEPAGEDTSDATIIAPLDSPSPEPQRAEPAPAAVHQPIHAAAQQPPPAAQQPLAAVQPPPPPRPSPEPIVTTGQFKAQAAAVAGRPFFPARPESLDATGLPRAFILDLIVRVLYQSTELVGATIADRIALPFAGVVGPILESLRHDQELEVKGQRGIGDAGYLYGITEKGARHARDSMERLTYTGPAPVPLSQYIDAVLAQSVRNVVVTQENIRDAFSDLIINDDILDMVGPAINSGSSMFLFGYPGNGKTSIAERITKLMGDSIFVPYAVEVDGAVITVFDAINHTPIEENGPDGQPVKPTWDTRWVKIERPVVMVGGELTMASLDLLYNDIGKYYEAPLQMKANGGMFLIDDFGRQMIRPQDLLNRWIVPLEKRVDFLNLVTGKKLSIPFEQLIVFSTNLDPGDLVDDAFLRRIKFKINVVDPDISQFKAIFQFMCDRRGVPFDENMFQYMLDRYYKPKNRPLRMCHPRDIIDQIIAIAKYKMVPARMTESLIDRACETYFVSIGG, from the coding sequence GTGAGCATCTTTGATCGGAAGAAGGAGCCTAGCCGGGATGATATTGCCGCTCGGCTGAATGCCTATGTGTCCCAGCCCTTCCAAGCGGTACCGGCGCCGCCGCCTCAGGAGCCCGCGGGTGAAGACACCTCTGACGCCACGATCATCGCGCCCCTCGATTCGCCGAGCCCGGAGCCCCAGCGCGCAGAACCGGCGCCGGCGGCCGTTCATCAGCCCATCCATGCTGCCGCGCAGCAGCCGCCGCCCGCGGCTCAGCAACCGCTCGCCGCTGTTCAGCCGCCACCGCCGCCCCGCCCGTCGCCCGAGCCCATCGTCACCACCGGGCAGTTCAAGGCCCAGGCGGCGGCCGTGGCCGGCCGGCCCTTCTTTCCCGCGCGGCCGGAATCGCTCGATGCTACGGGGCTCCCGCGCGCGTTCATTCTCGACCTCATCGTCCGAGTGCTCTATCAGAGCACCGAGCTGGTCGGCGCTACTATCGCCGACCGTATTGCGCTTCCCTTCGCGGGCGTGGTCGGCCCGATCCTCGAATCCCTCCGGCATGATCAGGAGCTCGAGGTAAAGGGTCAGCGCGGGATCGGCGACGCCGGCTACCTCTATGGGATCACCGAAAAAGGCGCGCGCCACGCGCGTGATTCCATGGAGCGATTGACGTATACGGGCCCGGCGCCGGTCCCGCTCTCCCAGTACATCGACGCGGTGCTGGCCCAGTCCGTTCGCAACGTGGTGGTGACGCAGGAGAACATCCGCGACGCATTCTCCGATCTCATCATCAACGACGACATTCTGGATATGGTGGGGCCGGCTATCAACTCCGGTTCATCCATGTTCCTCTTCGGCTATCCAGGGAACGGCAAGACGTCGATCGCGGAGCGCATTACGAAGCTCATGGGTGATAGCATCTTCGTTCCCTACGCGGTAGAGGTGGATGGCGCCGTAATCACGGTCTTCGATGCCATTAACCACACGCCCATCGAAGAGAATGGGCCGGATGGACAGCCGGTCAAACCGACATGGGACACACGATGGGTAAAGATCGAACGACCCGTCGTGATGGTCGGCGGCGAGCTGACCATGGCAAGCCTCGACCTGCTTTACAACGACATCGGTAAGTACTACGAAGCACCGCTGCAAATGAAGGCCAACGGCGGCATGTTTCTCATCGACGACTTTGGCCGGCAGATGATTCGGCCCCAAGACTTGCTCAACCGATGGATCGTACCCCTGGAGAAGCGCGTCGATTTCTTGAACCTCGTTACGGGAAAGAAGCTGTCCATTCCGTTCGAGCAGCTCATCGTATTCTCGACGAATCTCGATCCTGGCGATCTGGTAGACGACGCTTTCCTGCGCCGAATCAAATTCAAGATCAACGTGGTCGACCCGGACATCTCGCAGTTCAAGGCGATCTTCCAATTCATGTGCGACCGTCGCGGCGTGCCGTTTGACGAGAATATGTTCCAGTACATGCTGGATCGGTATTACAAACCGAAGAATCGTCCGCTGCGCATGTGCCATCCGCGCGACATCATTGATCAAATCATCGCGATCGCGAAGTACAAAATGGTCCCCGCAAGAATGACTGAGTCGCTGATCGATCGTGCTTGCGAGACGTATTTCGTAAGTATCGGGGGATAG